The Starkeya sp. ORNL1 DNA window TTTCCGCCACAAGACCGGCGGCCCCACCCCGCCGATCGGCTCGGGCCAGCGCCGCCCGCCGCCGGGCCGCCGCCGCTGAGCCTTATCCCGCCGGGCCGGATCTTGCCGGTCGCGGGCGGTTGAGGTCGCGCCGCGGGGGCATGCCGAGCGCATCGGCGAGCCCATCCCGCCGCGCCGCCGGCTCGACGAGGTCCATGTCCGCTCCGACATGGGCGATGTGTTCGCGCATCAGCCGCATCGCGGTTTCCGCATCCCGCGCCTCGATCGCCGCGGCGATGGCGGCATGCTCATGGGGCGGGCAGCTCGCGTGCTCGCCCCGCGCATAAAGCAGGATGGCGAGCGAGGAGAGCGCCTGGAGCTCGGTAAGCAGCCGGGCGAATACCGGATTTCCCGCGATCTCCGCCAGCGTGACATGGAACTCGCCGGTGAGGCGCACCAAAGCCGCTCGGTCGCCGGAGGCGCGGGCAGCATCCTCCGCGGCGAGATGATGGCGCAGGCGTGTTGCCGCACCGGCCTCGCAGGCGCAGGCCGCGAGCCCGGCGACTTCCGGCTCGACGACGGCGCGCGCCGCCATCACATGGCGGGCTTCCGCCCGGCTCGGCGCGGCGACGAAAGCACCGCGATTGGGGTGATGCTCGACGATGCCGTCCTGGGCGAGACGGGCGAGGGCCTGGCGCACCACGGTGCGGCTGACCGCGAACAATTCGGCAAGCCGATCCTCGGTGAGCTTCTCGCCGGGGGGCAGGCGGCGTTCGAAGATGGCCTGCAGGATGCGCGCGCGGATCACCGCTTCTGAGCGGCCACGCGGCGCGGCGACGGCTTCAGTCGTCATGTCCTGCATGGTTCGCGATTGCTCGAGCGGCCCCGGTTGATTGCGCCCCTCGATCGTAGCCAAACCATGGCGTCTGGATAGGCTTATTCGCCGGCGTCGCGTTCAGCCCACCGGCCATTGCGCCAGCCGCCATGCGGAATCCCAGAACATCCATTCGAGCTGGCTCGCCCGCGCATAGGCGGCATGCATCGCCGCGAGCGTCTCCGGCGCGGCTTTCAGGGCCGCGCGGTCGGTCGCCTCGATCGCGGCGCGCACCACCTCGTGGAACTCCTCGCCGGCATAGGTATCGATCCAGGCGTCATAGGGGTTGGGGCGCACGGCGCGGGCGAGGATGTCGCGGCCGACCTCGGCATAGATCCAGAAGCAGGGCAGCACGGTCGCCAATACCACCGGATACGGCTCGGCATGCGCCTTGGCGACGAGGAAGTTCACATAGTGATCGCACACCGGAGACAGCGGAGTGTCGGTGAAATCCTCGCGCGAGATGCCGAAGCGGATGAAATAATCGTCATGCAGCGAGCGCTCCACCACCACGGCGTCGTGGGCGGCCCGGCTGAACTGCACGATGCCCGCGGGATCGTCGGCCTTCGCCGCGGCCAGCGCCAGGGCGCGGGCAAAGGCGATGAGGTAGTGCGAATCCTGGATGATGAAGTGGCGGAACCGGTCAAGGCTGAGCGAGCCGTCGGCCAGCGCTTCGACGAAGGGCATGGTGCAAATGGCTTCGAACACCGGGAGATTGCGCTCCCAAGCGGTGGCGCTGAAGGTCTCGGTCATGGCTTCCGGGCTCCACATAAGCAAAGGGCCGCCAGCGGCGGCCCCTCGGTCGTCAGGAATTCGCGGTCGTCAGGAAACTCCAAGCCGCTCAATGCGCACGGAGTGCGCGTCCGCTTCGATGGCGGCGGCGGTCGTCTTCAGCGCGTCGAGATAGCTCGTCGCCCTCAGCATGGCGGCGTCGCCCTTGGCGTCCTCGACGTCTTCCTCGGCGTCCTTGATCATCTGCGCGAGCAGCTCGTGCCTGAGCTCGGAGAGCGGCACGGCTGTCTCGGCGAGCACGGTGAGGCCTGCCGGATTGGCTTCGGCAAAGCCGCCACGCACGAACAGCTTCTTCTCCGCGCCGTCGCCCTTGATGGTGAGCACGCCGGGCTTCAGCGTCGAGACGAAGGGCGCATGGCCGGCGAGCACGCCGAATTCGCCTTCGCTGCCTGGCACGATGACCTCGGTCACCGCGCCGGAATAGACGAGGCGCTCCGGCGAGACGAGTTCAAACGGAAAGGTGGCCATAGGTCCTCCAGAGGCTGCGTCAGGCTGCGTCGATCAGGAACGGATCACGCGGCCTCGGCGGCGAGCTTCTTGCCCTTCTCGATCGCCTCTTCAATGGTGCCGACCATGTAGAAGGCCTGCTCCGGCAGGTGGTCGTACTTGCCTTCAACAAGGCCCTTGAAGCCCTTGATGGTGTCGGCGAGGTCGACCAGCTTGCCCGGCGAACCGGTGAACACTTCGGCGACGTGGAAGGGCTGGGAGAGGAAGCGCTCGATCTTGCGGGCGCGGGCGACCGTGGTCTTGTCCTCTTCCGAGAGCTCGTCCATGCCCAGGATGGCGATGATGTCCTGAAGCGACTTGTAGCGCTGCAGCGTCTGCTGCACCTGGCGGGCCACCGCGTAATGCTCCTCGCCGATGACCAGCGGCGAGAGGATGCGCGAGGTGCTGTCCAGCGGGTCGACCGCCGGATAGATGCCCTTCTCCGCGATCGAGCGCGACAGCACGGTGGTGGCGTCGAGATGGGCGAAGGAGGTGGCCGGCGCCGGGTCGGTCAGGTCGTCGGCGGGCACATAGATGGCCTGCACCGAGGTGATCGAACCCTTGGTGGTGGTGGTGATGCGCTCCTGCAGCGCGCCCATGTCGGTGGCGAGCGTCGGCTGATAACCCACCGCCGAAGGGATACGGCCGAGCAGAGCCGACACTTCTGAACCCGCCTGGGTAAAGCGGAAGATGTTGTCGACGAAGAACAGCACGTCCTGGCCCTGGTCGCGGAAGTGCTCGGCGACGGTGAGGCCGGTAAGCGCGACGCGGGCGCGGGCGCCCGGCGGCTCGTTCATCTGGCCATAGACCAGCGCGCACTTGGAGCCGGCGGAGGAGCCGCCATTCTCGTGCGGATCGACGTTCACCTTGGACTCGATCATCTCGTGATAGAGATCGTTGCCCTCGCGGGTGCGCTCGCCGACGCCGGCGAA harbors:
- a CDS encoding GntR family transcriptional regulator, which produces MTTEAVAAPRGRSEAVIRARILQAIFERRLPPGEKLTEDRLAELFAVSRTVVRQALARLAQDGIVEHHPNRGAFVAAPSRAEARHVMAARAVVEPEVAGLAACACEAGAATRLRHHLAAEDAARASGDRAALVRLTGEFHVTLAEIAGNPVFARLLTELQALSSLAILLYARGEHASCPPHEHAAIAAAIEARDAETAMRLMREHIAHVGADMDLVEPAARRDGLADALGMPPRRDLNRPRPARSGPAG
- the tenA gene encoding thiaminase II encodes the protein MTETFSATAWERNLPVFEAICTMPFVEALADGSLSLDRFRHFIIQDSHYLIAFARALALAAAKADDPAGIVQFSRAAHDAVVVERSLHDDYFIRFGISREDFTDTPLSPVCDHYVNFLVAKAHAEPYPVVLATVLPCFWIYAEVGRDILARAVRPNPYDAWIDTYAGEEFHEVVRAAIEATDRAALKAAPETLAAMHAAYARASQLEWMFWDSAWRLAQWPVG
- a CDS encoding F0F1 ATP synthase subunit epsilon — protein: MATFPFELVSPERLVYSGAVTEVIVPGSEGEFGVLAGHAPFVSTLKPGVLTIKGDGAEKKLFVRGGFAEANPAGLTVLAETAVPLSELRHELLAQMIKDAEEDVEDAKGDAAMLRATSYLDALKTTAAAIEADAHSVRIERLGVS
- the atpD gene encoding F0F1 ATP synthase subunit beta, whose product is MAKVGRITQVIGAVVDVQFEDHLPHILNALETTNNGNRLVLEVAQHLGENTVRTIAMDSTEGLVRGREVTDTGGPISVPVGIATLGRIMNVIGEPVDEAGPVVGETTRGIHQPAPTYAEQSTEAEILVTGIKVVDLLAPYSKGGKVGLFGGAGVGKTVLIMELINNIAKAHGGYSVFAGVGERTREGNDLYHEMIESKVNVDPHENGGSSAGSKCALVYGQMNEPPGARARVALTGLTVAEHFRDQGQDVLFFVDNIFRFTQAGSEVSALLGRIPSAVGYQPTLATDMGALQERITTTTKGSITSVQAIYVPADDLTDPAPATSFAHLDATTVLSRSIAEKGIYPAVDPLDSTSRILSPLVIGEEHYAVARQVQQTLQRYKSLQDIIAILGMDELSEEDKTTVARARKIERFLSQPFHVAEVFTGSPGKLVDLADTIKGFKGLVEGKYDHLPEQAFYMVGTIEEAIEKGKKLAAEAA